The Leptospira mtsangambouensis genomic sequence GCCGTGCATAAAATGGAATAAGGAAATCCAATTTTTAAGTACACAGAAAAGAGTAAGTATAAAATAGGAGAAAGGATGAATGCAAAAATTTCTGTCCAAGCAGAAATTCTCCAAAAAAACCATCTTGCAATTAAAATAAACCCAATACCAGAAGATGCTTCCAATAAAAAAACCCAGGCACCTTTTATCGTATCCATTCCATAAACTGCCAAAAAATAAGAACAAACGGCTGTTATAATTTGAATTCCATACGAAACTTTTAAATAATATGAATCCGACCTTCCTTTTTGTAACATTGGTTTCCAGAGGTCATTTACTAAATAAGATGCGCCCCAATTCAAATGGGTGGCGAGTGTGGAAAGATAAGCTGCAAGAAATGCACTCAGCATGAGTCCCATCATTCCATTTGGCATTCCTTCTTGTAAAACCATCAGAAACCCTTTTCCACTTTCTACTTCGGTAAGATTGGGATATAAAACAATGGATACTAATGCGACTAGAATCCATGGCCATGGACGAACAAAATAATGCGCAACAACAAACCAAAGAGAACCTTTTAAAGCAGCATTTTCATCTTTGGTAGCCAAAATTCGCTGAGCAATATATCCTCCCCCTCCCGGCTCCGAACCTGGATACCAACTAGACCACCAAAGAACTGTTAGTAGAATTAAAAAATGGTCCCAAGGCAAACTTCCTTCTAAACCATTAGGAAAAAAAAGAATTTTGTTTCCATTTAGTTTCGATTTTAAGCCTTCCAGACCCCCAATAGTTGGTAGATTTATGGCGTAATAAGCAAAAAGAATACAACCGAACCAAGCTAAAAAAAACTGGAATACATCAATGTAGGATATTCCTCTGAGACCGGCTATTGAAGTGTAAAAAACACCAAATAACAATAAATAGATGAGAATATGAGAAGAAGTCATTGTTGGGAAAAAAACTGGAATAATTTTTAGCATCGCCAAATTGACCCAACCAAGAATGACTAGGTTGAGTAAAAAACCAATGACGAAGGCTTTAAATCCTCTTAGAAAATCTGCTTCTTTTCCGCTGTATCGAAGTCCAATGAGTTCTAAATCGGTAGATGCACCAGAACGTTTCCATAATCTAGAAAAAAAGAATACGGTAATAAATCCACCAACAGCCATATACCACCAGATCCAGTTTCCAGCAATCCCTTGCCCCCTTATAATCTCTGTTACAGCAAGAGGAGTGTCTGCCGCAAAAGTGGTGGCAACCATTGCAGTCCCAGCAACAAACCAAGATAAACTGCCTTCTGCTTGAAAATATTCTTTTGTGGATTTTTGTTTGGATCTAAAACAAAAAAGAAGAAGGAGAATGATTACAAATGGGAAAAGAAAAAAAACAAAATCAAGTGAATGGAAGGAAATCATAATCTCACTTTGATTCCCATCTCTTTCATTGTTTGTTTAGTTTCTTGGATCGAAAATTCTCCAAAATGAAAAATAGAAGCAGCTAGTACTGCATCTGCTCCCCCTCGGA encodes the following:
- a CDS encoding sodium:solute symporter family protein; translated protein: MISFHSLDFVFFLFPFVIILLLLFCFRSKQKSTKEYFQAEGSLSWFVAGTAMVATTFAADTPLAVTEIIRGQGIAGNWIWWYMAVGGFITVFFFSRLWKRSGASTDLELIGLRYSGKEADFLRGFKAFVIGFLLNLVILGWVNLAMLKIIPVFFPTMTSSHILIYLLLFGVFYTSIAGLRGISYIDVFQFFLAWFGCILFAYYAINLPTIGGLEGLKSKLNGNKILFFPNGLEGSLPWDHFLILLTVLWWSSWYPGSEPGGGGYIAQRILATKDENAALKGSLWFVVAHYFVRPWPWILVALVSIVLYPNLTEVESGKGFLMVLQEGMPNGMMGLMLSAFLAAYLSTLATHLNWGASYLVNDLWKPMLQKGRSDSYYLKVSYGIQIITAVCSYFLAVYGMDTIKGAWVFLLEASSGIGFILIARWFFWRISAWTEIFAFILSPILYLLFSVYLKIGFPYSILCTAGSSAILLIVSTYFLPNTDRNVLFQFYDRTKPPYFFWKGLFVTEKNREQIIYPNELFVSLVGTISGLFFVFGGLYTVQCLLWNEGLFILGFLVFLLGLIGLYLSLKSLQKNEIK